TGCTGCAAGAGTCCTGTCAAAAGCCATAAATTGTGAAAAGGGTGTTTCTTCGAAACCGTGCAATGAGTGCATGCCCTGCAAGGCTATATCTGAATCTCGTTTTCAGGACGTCATAGAAATAGACGGCGCTTCAAACAGAGGAGTCGACGACATAAGATCTATCAGGGAAAATCTTTTGTATACGCCTTCATCGCGGGAAAGAATTTACATAATCGACGAAGTTCACATGCTGACAAAAGAAGCTTTCAACGCGCTTTTGAAAACTCTCGAAGAACCTCCCCCCTGCACAAGATTCATTTTCGCCACTACAGAACCTGAGAAAGTTCCTCAAACTATAATCTCGAGATGTCAAAGATTCGACTTCAAATTGGTCGGCGACAAAACCATCTTCGATCATCTTAGAAATATTTGCGACAAAGAATCCATAAAGATTTCAGATGAAGCTCTCAAAATCGTAGTTCGGAAAGCACAAGGTTCGGTCAGGGATTCTCTGAGCCTTCTCGATCAGATTTCGGTTTATTCCGACATCGACGAATCAAAAGCACGCGAGATACTTGGTGAAGTTGATTTCAGTCGCATCGAAAAAATAATCGAGGCGGTTTCAGCCAACGACGTCAAAAAAACCCTTTCCCTTTGCGGCAATATAATTGAAGAAGGATACCAGCCCTTTGACATCGCGCATTCTCTGGCTCTTGTTCTTTACGAATCTCTCAAAGAAAATTCGCAATACCGGAACATATCAGCCAAACTTGGAGTGGACAGAACCATC
This is a stretch of genomic DNA from candidate division WOR-3 bacterium. It encodes these proteins:
- the dnaX gene encoding DNA polymerase III subunit gamma/tau, with product MSDDYLILARRLRPADFEGLIGQKHVVETLKSALDKGKVAQAYLFAGPRGVGKTTAARVLSKAINCEKGVSSKPCNECMPCKAISESRFQDVIEIDGASNRGVDDIRSIRENLLYTPSSRERIYIIDEVHMLTKEAFNALLKTLEEPPPCTRFIFATTEPEKVPQTIISRCQRFDFKLVGDKTIFDHLRNICDKESIKISDEALKIVVRKAQGSVRDSLSLLDQISVYSDIDESKAREILGEVDFSRIEKIIEAVSANDVKKTLSLCGNIIEEGYQPFDIAHSLALVLYESLKENSQYRNISAKLGVDRTIRALDLLSSFIDENSKLSPKIRFEILVARISRMVDTRSIKDLILKIEKEEKLTTIPEKHEFAEPENQNGRWEEMLSLIRSENTVVYHYLVNSSAAIENDSLVITLPNPGFIKLLQNKKNSSVLHNAALKIWGKNIKINFASSPNEPDANNDENVKKLKSLFGGEVIEIN